The Candidatus Methanomethylophilaceae archaeon genomic interval GTCCTCGGTGGGCTCCGAATAATGGCCTGGGAACCTCCCATCTGGGGAGGCGTTTATGGTCAGCGCCTTCACGCCGAGCTTCTTCATCAGCAGAGGGGAAGTCAGCGAAGCGGCCCCGTTGGAGCAGTCCAGGCACACCTTCAGCCCGGCTTCCCTTATGAGTCCAGCATCGACTTTGGAGACGACCGCGTCTATATAGGCCTCTCCCGCATCGGAAATGCGCGTGATCGAACCGACTCCGTCCCACCCAGGGCATTCCAGATCCATTTCGTAAGCGCTCTCTATGGCGGCCTCCTCCTCATGGGAGCATTCGGTGCCATCGGACGATACGCATTTGATGCCGTTGAACTCCGGAGGGTTGTGGGAGGCGGTGATCATCACGCCCGCAGCGACATTCGGATGGGTTCTGACGTAATACTGCAGCGCCGGAGTCGGGACCATGCCCAGATCCATTATGTCTATGCCCATCGACAGAAGACCGGATTCCACGGCGCAGACGACCATGTCCGAGGACGTGCGGGTATCCTTGGCAATAGCTATGACGCCAGGCCCCAGCACTTCCGCTATGGCTTTGCCCACTTTCAAGGCGAGCTCCGGAGTCATATACCCGTTGACTATCCCGCGTATGCCGTTCGTCCCGAACATCTTCATGGTCATACGGAAAAACAACGCCGTAGATAAATGATGACGAAGAAGAGCCTCATGCTTGTCCGTCCCCTATCCCTGCGGATCGTCTCAGTTTGTTCGGAAGGACAATTTTTTTTACCAATCATTAATGCCGTTTCCAGGGACGATTTGTATTGTTCACCCGCTGGAAAAAGATTTGAAAAGAGTTTTAAAACGCATTTATTTCCATTAATGCGGTCTGAAATCGACGGTGAAGCCAGGAAAGGTTGTGTCAGCACGCCGACCTCGTTTTATTTGGTCTTCCGATTTATCTGTCCCTTTGTCCTTATCATCTGTAATTGTAGTAGAGAATAATGTCACTGGTGATTGGCCCAAAAATAACCTCAGTGTTAGCTAAATCGATAACGTTGAGGGTCAGAGTGGATCCACTAAAGGTAGTGGTGACGGGAGCATAGCTGTACTTTCCGTACTCTTCGAAGGCGAATCCCATCTTCTTTCCGACGTTGTCTCCGTAGGCCTGGATGACCTGGTTGAAGTCATCGCCGTAGTTGACATCGAAGGAGAGGTTGTATCCGGGATCGCCCTGGAGCCACAGCAAGACGTGCTGCTTGATGTGATCGAACTTGAACTCGATGGTATTAACAATCTTGCTTCCGGTGGGGTTGGCCTGGACGGTGATGGTGTACTCCTCGGCGGAGATCAGGACGTATCCTTCGAATGCTTCGGGAGCAGCGGGAACCCCTTTAGAGGGGTATCCAGGATAATCCATGTAATTGTAGGTGAATGCGGAGCCGTAATCCCGAGCAAAGGAAATGCCTGGAACGATTTCCTGTCCTTCGCAGGTGAAGATGACGTTTACTGCGTACTTCAATGGAGCCCTATCAAAATATGCATAGATAACCAAATTCTTGGTGACGGTTTCAGGGACATTGACCCAGCCTACAAAGCCATAGGCATAATCTCCTAACGTTGATACTGTTGGAGTGGCAGTTATAGTTCCATACTTCCCTATCGAAATGGCATTGCCATCGATAGTGAGCTCAGTGCCATGTTCAACGGTGATAGAAGCCCTATTGACAGACCCATATTTTTCTGGATACGCAACAAAACTTACAGTGTGACGATTTGCATATCCAGAATCATAATTGTAGTAGAGAATAACGTTCTCAGTAATTGGCCCATAGATGATCTCTGTATTGGCGGCGTCGATAACATTGAGGGTCAGAGTAGATCCATTGTGAGTTACAGTAGAAGGGGCATAACTATAAGTTCCGTACTCTTCAAAGGCGATTCCTATTTTCTTTCCGATGTTATCTCCGTAAGCAGCAATGACCTGGTTGAAGCAGTCGCCATAATTGACATCGAAGGAGAGATTGTATCCGGAATCCCCCTGTAGCCATAACATGACATGCTGCTTGGCATGATCAAACTTGAACTCGATGATGTTCACGATCTTGCTTCCATAGGGCTTGACCTGGACGGTGATGGTGTATTCCTCATCGGAGATCAACACGTATCCCTTGAACGCTTCGGGCGCGGCAGGAACTCCTTGGGATTGATCCCCCGGATAGTCCATGTAATTGTATGTGTATTTGGAGCCGTAATACTGGGAAGTGGTAATGCTGGGAACTATTTCCTGTTCGTTGCAGGTAAATTTCACGGTCACATCATATTTGTTCAGCTTCCAATGTGCATACAGAATCGTATCCGAATCTATGGAAGTGGTGCTGAAATCAAACTTGTCGCCCCCATAAGGTTCTGTGTACCATCCTTTGAAAGTATACCCCTCTCTTGAGGGAGACCCGGGATCGGCGGCGTTCTCCCCGGATATGACGGTCTGAGCATAAGACACCGGAGATCCTCCGTTGGCATCGAATTTTACCGTGTATGTGATGACCGGAGGCACATCGGTGATGGTGATGGCCAATTCCTTGCTGGCGGGCATGTCGCTGGCTTTTACTGTCCCATACAGAGGGACGATCAGATTCTTTTCGGAAGTGATCCCGTTTATCGTCTGGGTTGAATCGCCATAGACCACGGATGCGACGACATCGCCGGCAAAGATTCTCTTCCCGAGGCCGACATCGATTTTCGCGAGATGCTTCTTTATCATGAGGGAATCTAGCCCGTTTATCTTGCCGTTCCTGTCGGCGTCGGCATTCTGCATTACTATGGGAATGTCCCACTTGGCGAGATATTTCTTCAGAGCGAGCGAGTCTAGCCCGTTGATTTTGCTGTTTCCGTCGACATCGCCCAGTATTCCTCCGCCGGAAGCTATCGCGGAAGACTTGACATTGCATCCTATCTCATCCCCGCTGACATTGAAAACGATTATATCGCTGAGAAGCAGGGCAATCTGGTTGCTTTCCATATCGGTTTTGATGTCGAATCCGAGCGCCAGCAGCACTCCGTTTTTGCTGACATCCTCGAATCCGGAAGCTTCCCCGTATATTCCGTAAGTTCCGTTGTTATCTGCGCCCGCTGTCATCTCGAGTATGCTGCCGGAGACGATGCTGTTTTGATTGAGCGACATCGCTTCAGAAGGATAATTGAGGGTCATCTCGATGGACCAAATACCAGGGTTATTCTCCAGGGACACTTCGACTGCGGCGTAATTTCCGCTCAATGTATTGCTGACATTGATCTGGAAATCCGATGACGCATCAGATTCTCCCATTGACGAGACTGCCGCTATGGAAACCACCGCGACAAGGACCAGCAGAAATGCTGCTGACAGATTCAGATGTTCATTCTCCCCTCCCTCTTGCATTTTTCCGCGGGAAAGCGGGCGGAAGAATCCGGCCATTGTTTTTGACATGATCATCAGCTCCGATTCAGATGCTTCCCCGATATTATACCCAGAGAAGCGTCAGTAACAACCGTTGTATGGGAAAGTGAGAATAAATACTGTAGTCCAACCGAACTGGCCCCGATATTTCGCTTCTTCGATTGCGGGAATCCCGTTTCACGTCGTAACCAGCTATCGCAAAATCAGACCTGGCTCATAGCCTTAGCCTGACCAAAAAATCTCATCCGGACGGATTGACGGCCAGATGTTAAAGCGGGGGATAAGTCCCCCGCAAACAGTTTCAGAATTCCTCGGAGAGCTTCACGAGCTTGTTCCATCTCTTGTCGACTTCGTCCTGGATGGACTCGACGACAGGCTCCCACCTGTCCTGCAGAAGGTGCTTGAACCTGCCCTGGGACTTGATCCACTCGATGACCGGCTTCTTCTCCGCCTTGCCATCGGCGATCCTGGCGCTCTCTGCCGTGAGGGTGTAGGCGCCGTTGACAACTTCGTACAGAGGCCAGACGCAGGTCTCCACACCGAGCTTGGCCATGGCGATGGTGTCCTCGGACGCGAACCTCCAGCCTCTGGGGCAGGGGGAGAGCGCGTTGATGAAGCTCGGGCCGTCCGCGGCGAATCCCTTGGAGGCCTTGGTCACGGTGTCCCTCCAGTTGTGGGGAGATACCTGAGCCACGTAGGGTATATTGTGGGCGACCAGGATCGCAGTCAGGTCCTTGGGGAACTCCTTCTTTCCGTAGGCCATGGATCCGGCCCAGGAAGTGGTGGTGGAAGCTCCCATCCCGGTAGCGGAGGACCTCTGGATGCCTGTGTTCATGTAAGCCTCGTTGTTCAGGCAGACGTACATCATCTTGTGGCCCCTCTCCATGGCGCCGGAAAGCGCCTGAAGGCCGATGTCGTATGTGGCCCCGTCTCCGGCGAAGTTGACGAACTTCAGGTTCTCGCCGATCTTGCCCTTCTTCTTGAGCGCGGTATAGGCCGTCTCGACTCCGGCGCAGGTGGCCGCCCCGTTCCCGAACGCGGTGTGGATGTACGGGACATTCCACGAGGTGTAAGGGAAGATGGTAGTGGAAACTTCGAAGCATCCGGTGGATCCGGAAACGACGATGGGATCCTCGGTTCCCATGAGGATCTGCTTCGCAATGATGGACTCGGCGCATCCCGCGCAGAGCCTGTGCCCGCTGACGAGCCTTTCCGGCCTCTGCGTGAGGTCTTTGAGAGACAGAGAAGTCATATCTTCACCCCCAGATAGGTAATCTTGGAAGCGGTCCCGGCGGAGACCTCCTCCATTATCTTCTTGAATCCGCCCACGGTGGCGTCCGCACCTCCGAGGCCGTATATGACGTTGAACATCTTCGGCAGCCTGTCCAGATCGGAGCAGGCCGCGGCTATCTCGGGGAACATCGGTCCGTATGCGCCTATGCTGAGATGCTTGTCGAAGACGACCACGGACTTCTTGCCGGCCAGGGCCTTCGCGATCGCGGCGGCGGGCCAGGGCCTGAACACGCGGGGCATGAGGGCTCCCGCCTTGATGCCGGCGTCTCTGAGCTGGTCGATGGTCTCCTTCATGGTTCCGAAGGAAGATCCCAGAACGACAGCCACGATCTCCGCGTCGTCGCAGCGGTACTCATCCAGGAGATGGTATTCCCTTCCGGTGAGCTTCCTGAACTCCGCGAACACATCCTCCGCGACTTCCAAAGCCTTCTCCATCGCGATGACGGACTGGACTTTGTGTGGATAGTAGAAATCGGGCCCGTCCATGTTGCCGTGGGAGACTGGGTGCTTCACATCGAGCAGAGGGTAAAGCGGCTTGAAGTCGCCGACGAACTTCTTGACGTCGGCGGTGTCCACCATGGTCATCCTCTCGATGGCGTGGGTCAGTATGAAACCGTCCAGATTGACCATGCAGGGCAGCTGGACGTCATGGTGCTCAGCTATCCTCGGAGCGATGATCGAAAGGTCGTAGGCCTGCTGGACGTTCTCGGAGAACAGCATGACCCATCCGCAGTCGCGGGCGGACATCGCGTCTCCGTGGTCGTTGTTGATGTTGATAGGCCCGCTGACGGTCCTGTTGGCGACGGCCATGATAAGAGGCGTCCTCATCGCGGCGGTGATGGGGAGCATCTCCCACATGTACGCGAGGCCCTGGGACGCGGTGGCGGTGAAGGTCCTCGCTCCGGCGGATTCGGATGCGGTGCACAGAGTGAGGGCAGAGTGCTCGGACTCCACGCACACGAATTCGGTGGTGACCTCTCCGTTCGCCACATACTCGGCGAATTTCTCGACTATGATGGTCTGAGGCGTAATCGGATACGCCGCGCACATGTCAGGATCGATCTGCTTCCAGGCGAGAGCGACTGCGTTGTCTCCATTTATCGCTATGTCCATTGCCATCTTCACTCCTCCTTCATGGTTATGGCCTTCTTGGGGCAGACCTTGGAGCAGATTCCGCACCCTTTGCAGTGCGTGAGCTTGATTCCGGACATCTTGTTGTCCCTGAACACGATGCTGTTGTCGGGGCAGTATATCCAGCAGGTCATGCAGTCGATGCACTTGTCCTGGTCGACCACCGGGACGAAGCTTCTCCAGTCCCCGGTGTAGAATTGCTCGGAGGATCCGGGCTTGATTATGCGCCCTCCGACGACGAGGTCGCTTGGGTTGGCCATCACCATCGCTGCACCTCCTTGTATCCCCTCTTGAGGGCGGAAAGGTTCTTCACTATGACTTTGTCGGAAAGCTTGCCTGTGAATTTGGTCGTGATCTGATCCTCCAGCTTGTCGTACGGGATTATCGGGCAGACCTTGTCCAGAGCGCCGAGCATTACGGTGTTGACGGTAGGCTTTCCGATCTCCTCGATGGCGATCTTGTTGGCGTCCAGAGTGTGGCACTCCACATCCACGCCGAGGGCTGCCTCGAGCTCCTTGGGGGAGCCGCCGTAGTTCGCGAGGATGATGGAATTCTTCTTGATCCCCTTGGCCACGTCGACTTTCCCGACGAGGGTCCCGTCCATGATGATGACGATGTCTGGCTCGTAAACCTGGCTGTGGACCCTTATCGGCTTCTCGGAGATCCTGGTGAATCCCCTGATGGGGGCTCCCATCCTCTCTGGGCCGAATTCCGGGAACGCTTTGACGTATTTTCCGGCGGCGATGGCGGTTTCGGCGAGAATCTCGTTCGCTGTGACGAGACCTTGGCCTCCTCTCCCATGCCAACATATCTCCATGTCCATGAGTACCACTCTTGTCAGACGGATATGATGGATATATTTTAAACCCTTTGCGCATGATTTCGGTTGTCCTGCAATTTACGGATTCTATTCGACGAAAAAAGTTTTGATTATGACTTAACTCTACGATTTTCGTATTATCTATTATTGATATCGTAGCAATGTGGCATCAAATCGACAGACGCCCCGGAAGGCCCGCCGGCGCACGGTCCGGAGACATCGGAACATCATCAGAAAATCGGTAAGCTTCACGCACTTTATGCCGTCCATATCAGCATCCAGATGGGAATTCTCCAAGACTACCACGAATTTTGGGTGGCTATCCCGCACCTTTCTGAGGCTCCCGAACTCTCTGTCGACAACCTTTTCATCCGCAAGCCTGGTCGTCGCTTGGATATAGACAGAATCGGAGCCTTTCCTGCATATGAAGTCGATCTCCTTTCCCAGGCAGTCTCCTATCCAAACGTCGTAGCCCCTCGACCTCATATGCAGAAAAATAATGTTTTCCACGTATCCCTGGATGTCGTCCGGCCGAAATCCGCAGACGACATTCTTGATCCCGACATCGGCAGGGTAATACTTGTAGGCGGAAGTCAGAATCCTCTTTCCTTTGACATCGTACGCTTCTGCCTTGTATATCAGGCATGCGGATTCCAGATGGGATACGTAAGAATACACCAGATCCTTGGACAGCTTCCCCTCGGTCGAAGACAACGCCGCATGGATGCTGTTTATCGAGACTCTGCTGCCCATAGTGTCGCACAAGAACCTCAGAATCTTCTCCAACAGATCTGGCCTCCTTATGTCGTAGCGCGATACGATGTCGCGCATAAGGATGGAATCCACGATGCCTTTGACCTCCGAGAGCGCTTCAGATTCTGAGTATTCATTTTTCCATACGGATGGGAATCCCCCGACCCGAAGAAACCTATCCAACACGGCGTAGGCGCCAGGATTCTGGCGATCCCCTGCGAATTCGATGCATTCCGGGAAGGTCAGCGTGAACATTTCCATCATGTTGTACCTTCCGGTCAGAAGCGTGGCAAACTCTCCCGACAAAAGCTTGGAGTTGGAACCGGAAATGAAAATATCGCAATTCTGCTCTGCAATCAGAGATCTGACGACACCCTGCCATTCCTTGACATCTTGTATCTCATCTATCACTATCGTCCGATAGCCATCATCTATCGCAGAGCGGATGCGGCGATAAAGAGAATCTGGATCCCTGAGGGCTCTATTCTCCCACAGCTCCATGTCGATGCGCAAAACCTTCCCTTCGACGATGCCATCGAGCCCGCGGAGAAACGTGGATTTCCCGGATCTCCTGATTCCCGAGACGATTTTAGCGTTCCCATTTCCGACGAACGGCCGCATGCGC includes:
- a CDS encoding InlB B-repeat-containing protein codes for the protein MSKTMAGFFRPLSRGKMQEGGENEHLNLSAAFLLVLVAVVSIAAVSSMGESDASSDFQINVSNTLSGNYAAVEVSLENNPGIWSIEMTLNYPSEAMSLNQNSIVSGSILEMTAGADNNGTYGIYGEASGFEDVSKNGVLLALGFDIKTDMESNQIALLLSDIIVFNVSGDEIGCNVKSSAIASGGGILGDVDGNSKINGLDSLALKKYLAKWDIPIVMQNADADRNGKINGLDSLMIKKHLAKIDVGLGKRIFAGDVVASVVYGDSTQTINGITSEKNLIVPLYGTVKASDMPASKELAITITDVPPVITYTVKFDANGGSPVSYAQTVISGENAADPGSPSREGYTFKGWYTEPYGGDKFDFSTTSIDSDTILYAHWKLNKYDVTVKFTCNEQEIVPSITTSQYYGSKYTYNYMDYPGDQSQGVPAAPEAFKGYVLISDEEYTITVQVKPYGSKIVNIIEFKFDHAKQHVMLWLQGDSGYNLSFDVNYGDCFNQVIAAYGDNIGKKIGIAFEEYGTYSYAPSTVTHNGSTLTLNVIDAANTEIIYGPITENVILYYNYDSGYANRHTVSFVAYPEKYGSVNRASITVEHGTELTIDGNAISIGKYGTITATPTVSTLGDYAYGFVGWVNVPETVTKNLVIYAYFDRAPLKYAVNVIFTCEGQEIVPGISFARDYGSAFTYNYMDYPGYPSKGVPAAPEAFEGYVLISAEEYTITVQANPTGSKIVNTIEFKFDHIKQHVLLWLQGDPGYNLSFDVNYGDDFNQVIQAYGDNVGKKMGFAFEEYGKYSYAPVTTTFSGSTLTLNVIDLANTEVIFGPITSDIILYYNYR
- a CDS encoding pyruvate ferredoxin oxidoreductase (catalyzes the formation of acetyl-CoA from pyruvate and coenzyme A), whose translation is MTSLSLKDLTQRPERLVSGHRLCAGCAESIIAKQILMGTEDPIVVSGSTGCFEVSTTIFPYTSWNVPYIHTAFGNGAATCAGVETAYTALKKKGKIGENLKFVNFAGDGATYDIGLQALSGAMERGHKMMYVCLNNEAYMNTGIQRSSATGMGASTTTSWAGSMAYGKKEFPKDLTAILVAHNIPYVAQVSPHNWRDTVTKASKGFAADGPSFINALSPCPRGWRFASEDTIAMAKLGVETCVWPLYEVVNGAYTLTAESARIADGKAEKKPVIEWIKSQGRFKHLLQDRWEPVVESIQDEVDKRWNKLVKLSEEF
- the porA gene encoding pyruvate ferredoxin oxidoreductase; this translates as MAMDIAINGDNAVALAWKQIDPDMCAAYPITPQTIIVEKFAEYVANGEVTTEFVCVESEHSALTLCTASESAGARTFTATASQGLAYMWEMLPITAAMRTPLIMAVANRTVSGPININNDHGDAMSARDCGWVMLFSENVQQAYDLSIIAPRIAEHHDVQLPCMVNLDGFILTHAIERMTMVDTADVKKFVGDFKPLYPLLDVKHPVSHGNMDGPDFYYPHKVQSVIAMEKALEVAEDVFAEFRKLTGREYHLLDEYRCDDAEIVAVVLGSSFGTMKETIDQLRDAGIKAGALMPRVFRPWPAAAIAKALAGKKSVVVFDKHLSIGAYGPMFPEIAAACSDLDRLPKMFNVIYGLGGADATVGGFKKIMEEVSAGTASKITYLGVKI
- a CDS encoding 4Fe-4S binding protein, with amino-acid sequence MVMANPSDLVVGGRIIKPGSSEQFYTGDWRSFVPVVDQDKCIDCMTCWIYCPDNSIVFRDNKMSGIKLTHCKGCGICSKVCPKKAITMKEE
- a CDS encoding 2-oxoacid:acceptor oxidoreductase family protein, with product MDMEICWHGRGGQGLVTANEILAETAIAAGKYVKAFPEFGPERMGAPIRGFTRISEKPIRVHSQVYEPDIVIIMDGTLVGKVDVAKGIKKNSIILANYGGSPKELEAALGVDVECHTLDANKIAIEEIGKPTVNTVMLGALDKVCPIIPYDKLEDQITTKFTGKLSDKVIVKNLSALKRGYKEVQRW
- a CDS encoding ATP-binding protein, producing MEYVERKAYLGRMRPFVGNGNAKIVSGIRRSGKSTFLRGLDGIVEGKVLRIDMELWENRALRDPDSLYRRIRSAIDDGYRTIVIDEIQDVKEWQGVVRSLIAEQNCDIFISGSNSKLLSGEFATLLTGRYNMMEMFTLTFPECIEFAGDRQNPGAYAVLDRFLRVGGFPSVWKNEYSESEALSEVKGIVDSILMRDIVSRYDIRRPDLLEKILRFLCDTMGSRVSINSIHAALSSTEGKLSKDLVYSYVSHLESACLIYKAEAYDVKGKRILTSAYKYYPADVGIKNVVCGFRPDDIQGYVENIIFLHMRSRGYDVWIGDCLGKEIDFICRKGSDSVYIQATTRLADEKVVDREFGSLRKVRDSHPKFVVVLENSHLDADMDGIKCVKLTDFLMMFRCLRTVRRRAFRGVCRFDATLLRYQ